The sequence below is a genomic window from Melospiza georgiana isolate bMelGeo1 chromosome 6, bMelGeo1.pri, whole genome shotgun sequence.
GCCAAACAGTGTCTAGatatttgtttctcttttgtgtttttgtAACTTCTCTTGGAACTTACTGATGTCTATTAAATGTATTTACCTCTTGCAGCAGATACTCAGAGCTCTCCATAAGCAGTAGCACAAGGGAAAGCTTTGCAGAGCAGAGATGAAGTTTCAGCATGTGCAGGATTTAATGGGGAGATCTTGAGTGACTCACATCATACTCAGTGTAGTGTATTGCTGGGACCTGTGACAATCAGCAGCTTTCCACTCATGTTGAATGTAAAgatcagaataaaataaaactctCTTCTTGAACAGAGACATGTACAGGCTGACCACCAGCAGTTTGTCTCTGAAGTGCAGTATTTTACAGGTTCATGAATAGTGCTGCCAAAAGACTTCTTatttggaaaacagaaagaggaTGTTGGCCTTGAAAGACTGTTGGTCCCTTGCTGCAACTATGTCTGCCCTGGCAATTCTTACATCTAAAGAGCAATTTTATCACACAACTTTTTCAAACCAACCAACTTCTTTTATATTTAATGGAGGTGATTTGAAGAGACTCGATGGAGGCTTTTAAGAAGATAATATAtgtttaattattaattattactGTGCATTTAATGCAGCAGAGTCAGTGAGTGATAGTTGTGGGTAGTCTCATTTTAATCTGATGTATATACAGGGAGCAACAGtgcatttgaaaaatgcatCAGGTGCTGAAAAGTTCTGTCATCCCTGACTGCAGCACATGAACaccttttctgctgtgtttaaCTTGTGTGTTTGTCATTCTGGAAAGCTTCCAGATTGTGTAATTTAAATAAGTTTTCCTAAGTACCTCAAAAGTGAATGCTGTAGTAAACATTACGTGTTGCCCCAGAAAGGATCCTGGCTTTCATCATTGTGATAtgttttttatataatttactGGTTTTTATGTCCATAGTTACAGCAGCTCTGAGTGTCAGTGGGAGGTGGAGGGAAGAAGTGATCTTTGCTTTAGTTTCTTTATTCTGGAGGAAAGATACAAGTgaattgcaaaatattttgacattACTGCATAGATGGGAAGGACAGATATTACTGCTTTTTCATACTTCATTTGACTTTTTCTCTCAGTAGTAATTTGGGTATTCAGTTGTTTAAAGTTACTATGTCTTGCTCAGAGTAATGGATTTTACTATGTGCAATCTACCTAAAATACTGAAAACCTTTGTAATGGATTTTACTATGTGCAATCTACCTAAAATACTGAAAACCTTTGTAGGTAAAGGACATGGTTTGTCAATCACACCATTGCCAGCTGGTCACATGATAGGAGGCACAATTTGGAAGATTGTCAAGGATGGGGAGGAAGAAATTGTTTATGCCGTTGATTTCAACCACAAGAGGGAGATGTAAGTTCAACATGGAAATGTACAGTTCTTAGCTGTTAGCTGTGCATCATTTAGTGGGTGATAAAGAGGTGTGGAAGCAGAAGTGCATTTCCAGTTCTAATAAGATCACTAATTTCATTTGCATCCAGATTAATCAGTTTGAAGCAAGCATTAGCTCTGGGTTTCTTTATTccatttgctttatttatttgtaaatgTGAAGCAGGAAGCATtcagcagctgagttttgtttctgtATATGCAAATATCTGGAATctagctgccttttttttccttattaaatagaaatgcaaaaaagtgaggtttttctttttttccgcAGCCATCTGAATGGATGTTCCTTGGAAATGTTGAGCAGGCCTTCATTGCTTATTACAGATTCATTTAATGCTACTTATGTACAACCCAGGAGGAAGCAAAGGGATGAACAGCTGCTGAGTATGTATTGTTTGGGCTTCAAAAATATCAGTAATGTGATTTATTAGCCactataaattatttttctatgaGAAATTCATTAGCATTTAAACTTAAAAATGCTTATTAAAATGTAACAAGTTTTGAATTACTCTTTTCTGATGATACTCATCTTGTGAGTTAAATGTTTTCCTAACAACAATGAACTGTATTTGGAAACATTGTATTTTACCCAGTATCCTTAAATCTcttcaaagatttttaaattacctTCCTTagcactttctttttttaaactcagttttctgttgatttttaatttaaaaaaaacccaaaaccaaccaaacaaaataaaaaaataccaagGCAGAGAGATCTTCAGAGCTACTGAGAAAACTCCAGCTCCCTTTAATTTTGGTGGAAGTGTGGATTTGGATCTCTTTTGAAGTTTCATTTGTTTCTGTGTTCAGTATACTTTTGGATATGATTGCTAGTGTGacataacaaaaaataaattccagcCACAGCATAAACCTTCTAACTTTGGTTCAAAGTATAAgtaggtttttgttttgtttttaattcttccTAGCTAATGTTTTGGAGACATTACGAGGTGATGGAAATGTGTTAATAGCTGTGGATACAGCAGGCAGAGTTCTGGAACTTGCTCAGCTTCTTGATCAGATCTGGAGAACAAAAGATGCAGGATTGGGAGTCTACTCTCTTGCACTTTTGAATAATGTCAGCTACAATGTAGTGGAGTTCTCTAAATCACaggtttgttttgattttaaaatccaATAATGAAGAGCAAAGGAACATTTAtgcaaaagcttttctttttaatggtaAAAATTGGCAAAATACTGGGTGGATGTCCTTATTCTGTAGTGCATGTTTGTGTCTCAGCTCTTTTGATCAAGTAAAAAGGGTCCAGTTGTGACAGTGGGCATGTTTCTTGATACTAATGTCTGTCTTTTTTATAAGACTTGTTAGCATAGTTTGTAGTtgttaaaaaagagaatttaaagtACTTGTTTCAGTGTTGGTTATGCTCAACATTATTTCTACACCTGCTGAGAAAAACTGAAGTAATCCTGGGCCTATTGCATCCTGTACTTCATATGAAACTTGTGCTGTTGAACAATCTGTAATTGTATAGATAAGTTTCTCTAATATGTATTTTAGGTGGAATGGATGAGTGACAAGTTGATGAGGTGCTTTGAAGACAAGAGAAACAACCCTTTCCAGTTCCGCCATCTCTCCTTATGTCACAGTCTGTCTGATCTGGCTCGAGTGCCTAGCCCTAAAGTTGTTCTTGCCAGTCAGCCTGACTTGGAGTGTGGGTTTTCTAGAGATCTTTTCATTCAGTGGTGCCAGGATTCCAAAAACTCTATCATTTTAACTTATCGCACTACACCTGGAACATTGGCACGATTCCTGATTGATAACCCTTCTGAAAAAGTTATAGATATTGAGGTAAGAGTTGTCTCTGTAGCTCCAGGTTCTTACTGTGGGCAAAACTGAACGTGGTTTCCCTTTTGATCTTCTGGAAATGCTTCTAGTGGTGGAGAAAAACCTGAAATCAGTATGTTGCATATTTATCAGATTGTGGGTAAATTTGCATAAAAATAGTTCTCCTACTGAGAACTGCAAATTCTTTTCATGGCATGGCAAAATTAATAGAGCTGAGCGtgaaattccttttaaatatttattcttaGACAACTCATTCCTTTGTGTTTCTACAATAATACAAGCACAGAAAAAAGTCTGCTTGCAGCTGACATGTAGATCACTACATGTGATGGGTTAGTCTTGCTGGAAAATTCTCCTGGTTTGGATGAGAGGAGAATCAAGTCAAATTAGTATAATATATCCCAACAGGATTAGAAGGATAAGCAAATGCTGGAAATTAGGAGATAATTAATTGCTATTCATGCTTTCAGATTGTTTTCAATAATCTGTGCACCTGTGTCTACTTCTTTCTGGTGCACATTGTTAATTTATGGAAGTCCCTTGTGATTGCAGTGATAATTTCAGCACTGAtgatgcagctttttttttggttttagatTGGATTGAAATAATTGAATTATAGTGTTAGATTATTACTAGAATACAGTTTATTCAAAGTGAACTGTACTCAGAAGACAAGAAACAAAAGCTACCATTGTTTGGCCAGCTAGTATGACTTTGCTAGCTTCTTCTGGTTTGATGTTaataatagaaaaacaaaaaaaccactgcTCATCTAAGAGTATTTGCCTTCACTTATTTTTGGAAAGCTtaattgattttattatttttagaaatgctTTCATTTAAAGTAAACTGTACAAGTTGACACTATCATGATGTCAAGGTACCACATTTTTGCCATAAAAATATGACATACAATTTATACTTGCCTTTGGTGCCCAAGGACAAATACTCTTGTCAGCAGCATATAGGAGAAGTATTAAAGTTGTGCCAGCTACTCACAAtaacattaattttaattccATCTGCAGTTGAGAAAACGTGTcaagttggaaggaaaagaactaGAGGAATacctggaaaaggaaaaactaaAGAAAGAGGCAGCTAAGAAGTTAGAGCAGTCTAAAGAGTAAGTATGTTGCTCATACTGCTGTTATGATCAGAGTTGGGATTTCTGTGTGATTATTCTGCTCCTTCAACTCTTTTCAGGCCTAAATAAGAATTAGAGTTTCAGTGGCCTTGTCTGAGGGCCCTGAGCAATCAGGAGGGGTAGTCTTTAATCTGTTGTCCTGATAGACCCAGTTTCATCTGCCATTTAACTGTGAGCTCTTTCTCAGATACTGCCCTTGGCCTTGGTTACTGTTATGTCAACTGTTATTTTCTAGTCAGTGTGTTTATATAATACGaaacctgaagaaaaaaaaaaaaaaaaagaagtgctaGGTGTTTTTGGAATGTCATTTCAGGGCAGATATTGATTCCAGTGATGAGAGTGATGCTGAAGAGGATATTGACCAGCCAACTTTACATAAAACCAAACATGATTTGATGATGAAAGGTGAAGGTAGCCGGAAAGGAAGCTTCTtcaaacaggcaaaaaaatcttaCCCAATGTTTCCAGCTCCTGAAGAAAGAATTAAATGGGATGAATATGGTGAAATTATCAAGTATGTGGTGGTAATGTATACTAACATAGTAGCTATGAAATAATCAAAACCTAGAAGGAATTAAATTCACCATTCTGTCTCTTTTGCAGCATTGCTATATGCTCTTCAAACTGCTTAGTCTTAGAGAAAGCTTATGATAAGGATTGAAGCTGCAGAGTGCTGATCTTTGACCTGTGTTCACACCTCTCAGGATGTATTTTCTCtccaggctttttttaaaatattttgagatagaagattttaaattattttaacctGACTTTCTTCTGCTTTAAATTTCGCTTAATGTTAAATTTGCGAGGTGAGAAAACACTATTCATCCTAACAAAATTCAGTGATATTTGTCAGCTTTGCATAAGGAATACTTGCTAGAATTCCCCAATTTGCTAGTATTTTCAAAGTTATTCAAGTTCTTTTTTAAGATAGGAAGGTCATATTTTCCAAATTAGCTCTGTTCAAGTACAGAAATATTTGGCAGGTGTAGTTGTTGCTGGCAATAGCAGTTACAAAAAAATCTTAGTAGTAATAATCAGCACTGTTTGTTGTTATATTTGATAGTGCTTTGGTTTTACTCTAAAAAGCAAAATACCTTTCATTCTTTAGACCTGAGGATTTTCTAGTTCCAGAGCTTCAagcaacagaagaagaaaaaagcaaattagAGTCTGGCTTGACAAATGGAGAGGAGCCTATGGACCAGGATTTATCAGATGTTCCTACCAAGTGTATTTCTGCAACAGAATCCATGGAAATTAAGTGAGTGACTTTGTTTTTCTCAGTTCTACTGGAACAGTGGCATGGGTATCATGCAAATTGGGCAAAAGCCTAGCTTGGATTTAAGCAAGTGGGAAAGGActtgatttttggttttttttttttttcccccaggctAACTTATATTTTACTAGTTTTTCTGGGAGCATAGAACAGTCTTATGGTTCCCCACTCTTAAAAAGTTTGGTTTGTTTCCTGTCTTATGGAGACAACTGGGAGAAATAGAAGAAATGATACAATAGTATGTTAACATAGATGCTTAAGTATGTTTTGTTAAAAGGATAACATATTCAAGTATGCTTATTTCATGGATAACTTATTTTTTTGATAACTATGTAAGTGAACTTTGTGAATGTGTAGTGCTAAATACACACATGCCAATATTTGATGATCCATAATATACCTTGTGCTGACAGCTTTGTTGATgtacagtaatttaaaaatatcttaatgAAGTATTTTGGAACACTCAAAGGTTTAATCTTTTAAACTAAAACATACTATTCTCGGGTTTTTAATTCAAACTAGAGCCAGAGTTACATACATTGACTATGAAGGGCGTTCAGATGGGgactcaattaaaaaaattattaaccaGATGAAACCAAGACAACTGGTGATTGTCCATGGCCCACCTGAGGCCAGTCAGGACCTTGCAGAATGTTGCAGAGCATTTGGTGGAAAAGATATTAAAGTTTACATGCCCAAACTTCATGAAACTGTAGATGCTACAAGTGAAACACACATTTACCAGGTAAGACACTGGAATTTTTTAGTTGTGTAACTACTGTGGACTGTAGTAGAGCTGTATGAGCAGAATGTAATTTGCCCTCTGTTCTTGGGAGAGGAGAAGTGATACCACCTGTGAGTTCAATTAGTTTTGTGTAATCAAGGCATTAgttgtgtttttctgtgtttagaTAAGCATTCTGCTGAGGCTTACTATTCATAAGCATTAGAAAGCTTGAATGGAATATCAGTGGGTTTTTTACCTGAAGTGCAAAAGGCAATTTTGCATGTTTGTGTCCATGGGGCATCAGTTTGCTTTATTGAAGTATTTACAAGTTTATAATGCCTATATTTAGAATACCCTTGTATACTAACTGCAATTCAGGATTCTCTTTGGAATCTCAAATGGAGCCTTAAAGAGCTAGAATAAAAAAATGCTTCATACTTAAATAGTACCTAAGAGTGAACATGTAAAATTAGGAGCAAGTTAATGATAAAAACAAATTAGATAACCATACCCCCAAAAACTTAATGTGCTGATTCTTGGAAAGTAAGGTTATGATCATGTATTGCTGTGTGTTAGCcatgaaaattaaatgcaatATATTAAGTTCTAAATAAGAAAGCTGGAATAGCTTGTGTGAATTATGTGAAAATTGTGTATGCTCCCAATTTAATTTTTGAAGTTGTTTAGAGGGAATTGTCTCACAAACACTTTTTGCAGTAGTCCTTTATTCCTTTGTTCTTTTAAAGTTAATAGAAAAACATTAGTAGAATTGTTGAAAGAGGtacttctgtttctttctaGAGAAAAATCTGTTATCCTATAGAAAGTAGAAAATTCCAGTTATTAAAAACCATCTAGTTATGGCAGCCTTAAAACAGCATGTTTTGTGCATGGGGTTTGTTGGTTGTTgggatgtttttgtttgttttttaaggctATGAGAGTTGCTAGTGTGTAAGAAATGACCCAGGAGCAGTGCAGTGGCAATGttgaatttgaaaataataGATGTGAGTGAAGTGTCAGTGTCACAGTGTCATTTGAGTGGGCTGTGCTGCACAAGGGTGGGTAGCTGGTGGTTCTttcacatggctgcagccttgATTGCACTGTGGGAATCCTGGACCTCCTAATGTGGATAACAATCTCTGAGGGTAGAGCTTTATTTAAAGGATTAAAGTCCCACAGTCCACCAGAGGAATCAGGGTAAGGGCACTTAAAATCCTCATATTTACAACATTTTTTCTTacaataaaatagaaattataattttcttgAGGGTTGAAATTTTGAACTATTTGTCAGTAACCCAAATGTATCTATAGAAACTTCCTCTGAATTTGCCTAGACCAACTGAGGAACAACTTGGCTGCAAAAAAAGTTTCtggtttttaaaaggaaattattgcTCTTGCTGTAAATTTAAGTCAAGTTTGCAGTTCAATAGgttcttttttaatttgagcCAAGATGAGAAAGGTGTtgatctctgctgctttttaagtTGTGATATGAGTGTTAcatatattaaattttaaagtaTCTTGTCTTAGTGATACCAGTTCCATCCTTTTTCTCCCTAAGAGTGCATGAATCAAACCAACTGGAAAGATGGTGAAGAGAAACTTGCTGGAATTTAAAACTTGAAGTAAGACCTCTGTATTTTCCATGAAACTAACagtacttttatttttgtgcaaCCCAGGTCAGGTTGAAAGATTCTCTTGTCAGCTCTCTTCAGTTCTGTAAAGCCAAGGATGCTGAGCTGGCTTGGATAGATGGTGTTCTGGACATGAGGGTTTCAAAGGTGGATACTGGAGTTATTTTGGAAGAGGGAGAGTTGAGGGAAGATGAAGACTTAGAGATGCAAGTGGATGTGCCTTCTTCAGACTCAAGTGTGATTGCGCAACAGAAGGCCATGAAAAGCCTCTTTGGTGACGATGACAAGGAGATGTGCGAGGAGAGTGAGATCATTCCTACTTTGGAACCTCTGCCACCTCATGAGGTACAGAAACGATGCTGCTCTGGATTTCTTTTGTTAAGACTTCTGTattaattattctttttctaGTGCTTAGAGATTGATACTGTGATCTTACTGAAATGAAAGCCTAACTGAAACTGGATTTTCATGTTTAGGTTTCTCTTTGTTAAACCTAGTGCTGTTTTTGTTCAGCTTTTGTGCTTTTCAGTGAGGATGATCTTTTGCATCCATTAACAGTGCCATATATTTATGAAATAAGATTTTAGTTAATGAGTGTCATATCTGTGATTAGTACATGCAGACAGAGAAATCAGTTGGTGTTAGTCACATCAGGATTTTATTACGTTTTGTTGATGCCATGGAAGATACTTCATATGCTTGAGATACAGATCTTTGACGTTCATACATCTGCTTCTATACTAGTGATTTGAGAATTTattaaatttatcttttttataaATTTACCATAGCTCTTGAAATACTTTGCATTTTAGGAGATAAGTATTTTATCTTTCCGTCTAATTATTCCAGTATGTTTTAATCCTAGAGATGCTTTTTAAGATTATCTGTTTCACAGTCCTAAATGTAGTCTGTTCTGGGAGCTAGGGAATTGTGGAGACAACTCCCAGGTCTGTTCAGATTCATGGCAAACATCATAGCACACTGTACTTATCAGCAGTACAGCTCACTGCAACTTGGACCCTGGCATAGCATGGCTTGGAAGAGGGATCTTCATTGTGGGTTTGTGTTTGTCTTCAATATGGGAGCAAAGAAAAACCTTCTGCTTTGTGTGATGGGCAACTTCTAAGGCTTTTCTGTCCTGGAGGTGTATTGCTGCAGGTGAACAGAAATAGAACCAATTTAGAGTCCTGTAGTCTTGGCCTCACTGCTGCCAACGCAGTAATGAGATCTTTGGAAAAAATGGAAGGTGTTAAATAGCAGCAGTAAAATTATGTGTGTTGTTTTGAAGGTTCTTGGGCATCAGTCTGTGTTTATGAATGAGCCAAGACTGTCTGACTTCAAGCAGGTTCTCTTGAGGGAAGGTATACAAGCTGAGTTTGTTGGAGGAGTGCTTGTGTGCAACAACCTGGTGGCTGTCCGCAGGGTAGGTGTCCTGTGTTTTCATCTCTTTGGAAAATAAGATTATGAAATACTATATATTATTttagtaataaataaaatattattttagtaATAAAAGAACTTTCTAATTAATGTAAAGATAATAAATTGAAACATGTCTTTTGTTTCAGACTGAAACAGGGCGTATTGGATTGGAAGGCTGCCTCTGCCAGGACTTCTATAGGATAAGAGACCTTTTATATGAGCAATATGCTATTGTCTAAGAAAAGTGCTGCAAAGGTGTTTTCACTTGAACTTCTACAGACAAAGGAGGTTTCTCCCAGTTCTGACTTTTTGTAGTTTTCTAATTTATACAGGGAAACCTAATTCACAAAGATCAGTTAGCTGCCATGAACATGTGAGTAACTGCTACTGTTGTTCATAAATCTGTTGGTACATTCCATGTGGTTGACTCTTAAACTGTTACAACTTGGCATCTCCCACATAACACATTATAAATGAGTTTATGACTATGAACGCTTCTCAGGAGAGGTTCAATTTGTCAGGGCATGTTTTGGTTTCACAGATTTCCTGTCAAAGAGTATGAAACATGTGAAAGTCATTCTTTTGTTCTAAAATAAGATTGGATAAAGAGCTttggtttctttggttttgttcagtttctgtgaggttgttttttggttttggtttcggttgcttggggtttttttttagtaagtTTGATTTAGGGAACAGTCTCAAGTATCTccctcttttgtttttaaattggGTTTAGTTGAAGTACATTATTAACAGCCCACTTAAAGCTAGACTACTTAAAGTTACCCCAGTGTTAATCTGGCTGCATCTTAATGCTGTATCTCTTCCATCTTACTGATTTGTTCTAAAACAGCATTTCATATTGTAATCTGCAggataaaaaaattacttgggCAATTACTCTAAGAAGATTGGATTATATTTTCAGGTAGTTTAAAATGCCGTAATTATGCTTCAGAGTAACTTCTGTGCAAAATTACAGAATTCGTAACTCCTAGCTCTTGCAAAATTATGCCAATTATAAAAACTTTTCTAAGTTCTGATTTTAATACTTTTCAGAGTCTAAAGCCTTTATCCATGCACTGCTGTTTGTTCAGAGTGCCATGAGCCACGTTCAGGAAGATCTTTTCTCTTGAAATCTGTTCATGTAATGTATTTAATGATTTTGTACCATGTTCTGTTCTAGATGACAGTAAGACTTATTGTAGCTGCTGATGCTAGGGATTTACCTTACCTTTTAGGTAAGGATAAAC
It includes:
- the CPSF2 gene encoding cleavage and polyadenylation specificity factor subunit 2 yields the protein MTSIIKLTTLSGVQEESALCYLLQVDEFRFLLDCGWDENFSMDIIDSLRKHVHQVDAVLLSHPDPLHLGALPYAVGKMGLNCAIYATIPVYKMGQMFMYDLYQSRHNTEDFTLFTLDDVDAAFDKIQQLKFSQIVNLKGKGHGLSITPLPAGHMIGGTIWKIVKDGEEEIVYAVDFNHKREIHLNGCSLEMLSRPSLLITDSFNATYVQPRRKQRDEQLLTNVLETLRGDGNVLIAVDTAGRVLELAQLLDQIWRTKDAGLGVYSLALLNNVSYNVVEFSKSQVEWMSDKLMRCFEDKRNNPFQFRHLSLCHSLSDLARVPSPKVVLASQPDLECGFSRDLFIQWCQDSKNSIILTYRTTPGTLARFLIDNPSEKVIDIELRKRVKLEGKELEEYLEKEKLKKEAAKKLEQSKEADIDSSDESDAEEDIDQPTLHKTKHDLMMKGEGSRKGSFFKQAKKSYPMFPAPEERIKWDEYGEIIKPEDFLVPELQATEEEKSKLESGLTNGEEPMDQDLSDVPTKCISATESMEIKARVTYIDYEGRSDGDSIKKIINQMKPRQLVIVHGPPEASQDLAECCRAFGGKDIKVYMPKLHETVDATSETHIYQVRLKDSLVSSLQFCKAKDAELAWIDGVLDMRVSKVDTGVILEEGELREDEDLEMQVDVPSSDSSVIAQQKAMKSLFGDDDKEMCEESEIIPTLEPLPPHEVLGHQSVFMNEPRLSDFKQVLLREGIQAEFVGGVLVCNNLVAVRRTETGRIGLEGCLCQDFYRIRDLLYEQYAIV